The following proteins are encoded in a genomic region of bacterium:
- a CDS encoding SAM-dependent methyltransferase gives MKISNEVANVLANSEIDDLKLYLPGEQLERKLYMAVNNVLVALEGKWNRKEKAHIFKVEPAEIIEEILLTGEYTDAKKEYQFFETPDELAKKLVDMANIQPGETVLEPSAGRGAIVKHINKGASCDCIELNLKDRIYLREEGYYVVGEDFLQCQQRYDVIIANPPFSFQSDISHITHMIELANRCVVSIASSSVMWRTNKKSVEFRELVAKSGGTIKTLPEGSFKESGTNVNTCVVHIEKGSL, from the coding sequence ATGAAAATCTCAAACGAAGTAGCAAACGTATTGGCAAACTCAGAAATAGATGATCTCAAATTATATCTACCTGGGGAACAACTTGAAAGAAAGCTATATATGGCTGTCAATAATGTCCTTGTTGCGCTCGAAGGAAAGTGGAATCGAAAAGAGAAAGCTCATATATTCAAGGTTGAACCGGCTGAAATTATAGAGGAAATCTTACTAACCGGAGAATACACAGACGCAAAAAAGGAATACCAGTTTTTTGAAACGCCAGACGAGCTCGCTAAAAAGCTGGTAGATATGGCAAATATCCAACCAGGCGAAACGGTGTTAGAACCAAGCGCGGGCCGCGGGGCTATTGTAAAGCATATTAATAAAGGCGCTTCTTGCGATTGTATAGAATTAAACTTGAAAGACAGAATATATCTCAGGGAAGAAGGATATTATGTTGTCGGAGAGGATTTTTTACAGTGTCAGCAAAGGTATGATGTTATTATTGCGAATCCGCCGTTTAGTTTTCAGTCCGATATTTCTCATATCACACACATGATAGAGCTGGCCAATCGGTGTGTCGTGTCGATAGCCTCCTCCTCTGTGATGTGGCGCACAAATAAAAAGTCGGTTGAGTTTCGTGAGTTGGTGGCTAAATCAGGCGGCACAATTAAGACTTTGCCGGAAGGCTCATTTAAGGAAAGCGGAACCAATGTTAATACCTGTGTTGTTCATATTGAGAAAGGGAGTTTATGA